One window of the Passer domesticus isolate bPasDom1 chromosome 14, bPasDom1.hap1, whole genome shotgun sequence genome contains the following:
- the DNAAF4 gene encoding dynein axonemal assembly factor 4 isoform X2 produces the protein MPVWLREHSWRQTLTAVYLSLPLRGARATPANIFCSEQYLKVSIPPFLFEAVLYAPIDDTNSTAKIGNGNIFFTLYKKEPALWDSLTLANADKEKLQYLRENAVVKAQEKAKEEIQAKKITKQEHKKYALEATMKLEEADRKRIEDLKEKERQRVTKELELWKNQQKDDDKYKSIQTKKELHQEIEPLKERKNEKMNKSQIPNEGSSKTRLKSTRGHGSCSIFSQNLKEEQLPAPRAAATIKVNFTPRVFPTALRESRVAEEEEWLHKQAEARRIINSDLSELEDLKEEEKNPDWLKDKGNKMFAMGDYLGAVNAYNLAVRLNNKLPLLYLNRAACHLKLRNLHKAIEDSSKALELLTPPVPDNENARLKAHVRRGTAFCQLELYPEGLQDYEAALKIDPKNKIIEKDAEKIRHLIQGTMQSS, from the exons ATGCCGGTGTGGCTGCGGGAGCACAGCTGGCGCCAGACCCTCACCGCCGTGTACCTCTCGCTGCCCTTGCGCGGCGCCCGGGCCACCCCCGCCAACATCTTCTGCAGCGAGCAGTACCTGAAG GTAAGCATCCCTCCCTTTTTATTTGAAGCCGTTTTATATGCTCCTATTGATGACACAAACAGCACAGCAAAGATtggaaatggaaacattttcttcACTTTGTATAAAAAAGAACCGGCCTTGTGGGATTCCCTAACTCTAGCAAATG ctgaCAAAGAGAAACTACAATATCTGAGAGAGAATGCTGTTGTAAAAGCCCAAGAAAAGGCAAAAGAGGAGAtccaagcaaaaaaaattacaaaacaggaACACAAAAAATATGCTTTGGAGGCCACAATGAAG CTAGAGGAAGCAGATAGAAAAAGAATTGAAGATCTAAAAGAGAAGGAGCGACAGAGGGTCACTAAAGAGTTGGAGTTAtggaaaaaccaacaaaaagatGATGATAAATATAAGAGcatacaaacaaaaaaggaattGCATCAAGAAATAGAGCcattaaaagagagaaaaaatgaaaaaatgaacaaaagtCAGATTCCTAATGAAGGAAGTTCTAAGACAAGACTCAAATCCACAAGAG GTCATGGTTCCTGTAGTATATTTTCACAGAATTTAAAGGAAGAACAGTTACCAGCTCCCCGAGCTGCTGCTACAATTAAAGTCAACTTTACACCACGAGTTTTTCCCACAGCTCTGCGAGAATCTCGTGTtgcagaagaggaggag TGGCTACATAAACAAGCTGAAGCTCGAAGAATAATAAATTCTGATTTATCTGAGCTGGAAGATTTAAAAGAAGAGGAGAAGAATCCAGATTGGTTAAAGGACAAAGGGAA CAAAATGTTTGCAATGGGAGACTACCTTGGGGCTGTAAACGCCTATAACCTTGCAGTGAGGCTGAACAATAAACTTCCTCTGCTCTACCTGAACCGTGCTGCTTGCCACCTTAAACTGAGAAATTTGCACAAAGCTATCGAAGATTCCTCCAAG GCACTGGAGCTGTTGACCCCACCTGTTCCTGATAATGAGAACGCTCGACTGAAAGCCCATGTGAGACGTGGAACAGCCTTTTGTCAGCTGGAATTATACCCTGAAG GCCTCCAGGACTATGAAGCAGCTCTCAAGATTgatcctaaaaataaaattatagaaAAAGATGCTGAGAAGATTCGACACCTAATTCAAGGAACAATGCAAagttcttaa
- the DNAAF4 gene encoding dynein axonemal assembly factor 4 isoform X1, producing MPVWLREHSWRQTLTAVYLSLPLRGARATPANIFCSEQYLKAAERPSCGTEWLYHCSFPTNDLAAQQVSIPPFLFEAVLYAPIDDTNSTAKIGNGNIFFTLYKKEPALWDSLTLANADKEKLQYLRENAVVKAQEKAKEEIQAKKITKQEHKKYALEATMKLEEADRKRIEDLKEKERQRVTKELELWKNQQKDDDKYKSIQTKKELHQEIEPLKERKNEKMNKSQIPNEGSSKTRLKSTRGHGSCSIFSQNLKEEQLPAPRAAATIKVNFTPRVFPTALRESRVAEEEEWLHKQAEARRIINSDLSELEDLKEEEKNPDWLKDKGNKMFAMGDYLGAVNAYNLAVRLNNKLPLLYLNRAACHLKLRNLHKAIEDSSKALELLTPPVPDNENARLKAHVRRGTAFCQLELYPEGLQDYEAALKIDPKNKIIEKDAEKIRHLIQGTMQSS from the exons ATGCCGGTGTGGCTGCGGGAGCACAGCTGGCGCCAGACCCTCACCGCCGTGTACCTCTCGCTGCCCTTGCGCGGCGCCCGGGCCACCCCCGCCAACATCTTCTGCAGCGAGCAGTACCTGAAG gctgctgaaCGCCCGTCCTGCGGCACGGAATGGCTTTACCACTGCTCGTTCCCTACTAACGATCTTGCCGCTCAACAG GTAAGCATCCCTCCCTTTTTATTTGAAGCCGTTTTATATGCTCCTATTGATGACACAAACAGCACAGCAAAGATtggaaatggaaacattttcttcACTTTGTATAAAAAAGAACCGGCCTTGTGGGATTCCCTAACTCTAGCAAATG ctgaCAAAGAGAAACTACAATATCTGAGAGAGAATGCTGTTGTAAAAGCCCAAGAAAAGGCAAAAGAGGAGAtccaagcaaaaaaaattacaaaacaggaACACAAAAAATATGCTTTGGAGGCCACAATGAAG CTAGAGGAAGCAGATAGAAAAAGAATTGAAGATCTAAAAGAGAAGGAGCGACAGAGGGTCACTAAAGAGTTGGAGTTAtggaaaaaccaacaaaaagatGATGATAAATATAAGAGcatacaaacaaaaaaggaattGCATCAAGAAATAGAGCcattaaaagagagaaaaaatgaaaaaatgaacaaaagtCAGATTCCTAATGAAGGAAGTTCTAAGACAAGACTCAAATCCACAAGAG GTCATGGTTCCTGTAGTATATTTTCACAGAATTTAAAGGAAGAACAGTTACCAGCTCCCCGAGCTGCTGCTACAATTAAAGTCAACTTTACACCACGAGTTTTTCCCACAGCTCTGCGAGAATCTCGTGTtgcagaagaggaggag TGGCTACATAAACAAGCTGAAGCTCGAAGAATAATAAATTCTGATTTATCTGAGCTGGAAGATTTAAAAGAAGAGGAGAAGAATCCAGATTGGTTAAAGGACAAAGGGAA CAAAATGTTTGCAATGGGAGACTACCTTGGGGCTGTAAACGCCTATAACCTTGCAGTGAGGCTGAACAATAAACTTCCTCTGCTCTACCTGAACCGTGCTGCTTGCCACCTTAAACTGAGAAATTTGCACAAAGCTATCGAAGATTCCTCCAAG GCACTGGAGCTGTTGACCCCACCTGTTCCTGATAATGAGAACGCTCGACTGAAAGCCCATGTGAGACGTGGAACAGCCTTTTGTCAGCTGGAATTATACCCTGAAG GCCTCCAGGACTATGAAGCAGCTCTCAAGATTgatcctaaaaataaaattatagaaAAAGATGCTGAGAAGATTCGACACCTAATTCAAGGAACAATGCAAagttcttaa